One window of the Klebsiella sp. WP3-W18-ESBL-02 genome contains the following:
- a CDS encoding inovirus-type Gp2 protein — translation MFAPSLGLDYPDYAALTEFPPNTVYRFSRFDALDRNPVYWNFLVRLAYLAKTRTKDVHSGYRNFGTSQYSG, via the coding sequence TTGTTCGCACCTTCCTTAGGGCTTGATTACCCAGATTACGCAGCATTAACTGAATTTCCACCAAATACTGTTTACAGGTTTAGCAGATTTGATGCACTGGATCGTAACCCAGTCTACTGGAATTTCCTGGTTCGACTGGCGTATTTGGCCAAAACCAGAACTAAGGATGTCCACAGCGGTTACCGCAACTTTGGCACAAGCCAATACTCAGGCTAA
- a CDS encoding DUF2130 domain-containing protein encodes MHEIICPHCGKAFKIDETGYADILKQVRDADFEKQLHERLELAETDKQNAVELAQAKITSELQKAASAKDAEIQALKARLDAGEVAQKLAVSEALSAVEKDRDALANALEKAKQENETKAQLAEAKRLSELQQAEATKDAEIQRLQAKLAAGEVAQKLALTEAVSVVTKERDELKSGLDRAALEKQLAETALKDKYETQLKDRDGEIVRLRDMKARLSTKMIGETLEQHCEIEFNRLRATAFPKAYFEKDNDVRTGSKGDYIFRDMDDTGTEIVSIMFEMKNEGDETATKKKNEDFFKELDKDRTEKGCEYAVLVSLLEPDSELYNAGIVDVFHRYPKMYVVRPQFFIPIITLLRNAAMKSLQYKSELALVKAQNIDITQFETQLDDFKTAFGRNWRLASDGFEEAVKRIDEAIKDLEKTKEALHKSANNLRLANDKAEDLTVKRLTRGNPTMAAKFAELKHQNNSDAE; translated from the coding sequence ATGCATGAAATCATCTGCCCCCATTGCGGCAAGGCTTTCAAGATTGATGAAACTGGTTACGCAGACATTCTGAAACAGGTTCGCGATGCTGACTTTGAGAAGCAGCTACATGAACGCCTTGAGCTGGCCGAGACGGACAAGCAAAATGCGGTCGAGCTGGCTCAAGCCAAGATTACCAGTGAATTGCAGAAGGCTGCTTCTGCAAAGGATGCCGAAATCCAGGCATTAAAGGCTAGGCTGGATGCAGGAGAGGTGGCGCAAAAGCTTGCTGTCAGTGAGGCGCTGAGCGCGGTAGAAAAAGATCGCGATGCGCTGGCGAACGCGCTGGAAAAAGCAAAGCAAGAGAATGAAACTAAAGCTCAACTGGCCGAGGCGAAGCGATTAAGTGAGCTACAGCAAGCCGAGGCCACCAAGGATGCGGAGATTCAGCGTCTGCAGGCCAAGCTTGCAGCAGGCGAAGTAGCGCAAAAGCTCGCGCTCACCGAAGCTGTCAGCGTGGTTACTAAGGAACGTGACGAACTCAAAAGCGGACTAGATCGAGCGGCTCTGGAGAAGCAACTTGCCGAGACTGCGCTCAAGGATAAATACGAAACACAGCTCAAGGATCGCGATGGTGAGATCGTACGTCTGCGGGACATGAAGGCACGGCTGTCGACCAAGATGATTGGGGAAACCCTGGAGCAGCATTGCGAGATTGAGTTTAACCGTCTCCGGGCCACCGCATTCCCAAAGGCCTACTTCGAAAAAGACAACGACGTGCGCACCGGCAGCAAGGGCGACTATATCTTCCGGGACATGGATGATACAGGCACCGAGATCGTCTCGATCATGTTCGAGATGAAGAACGAAGGTGACGAAACAGCCACCAAGAAGAAAAACGAAGACTTCTTCAAGGAGCTCGACAAGGACCGCACCGAAAAAGGTTGCGAATACGCCGTGCTGGTATCCCTGCTGGAGCCCGACAGTGAGCTTTACAACGCTGGGATCGTTGACGTGTTTCACCGCTACCCGAAGATGTACGTCGTCCGGCCGCAGTTCTTCATCCCCATCATCACGCTGCTACGCAATGCGGCGATGAAGTCACTTCAATACAAGTCCGAGTTGGCGCTGGTGAAGGCGCAGAACATCGACATCACCCAATTTGAAACCCAGCTCGATGACTTCAAGACCGCATTCGGTCGCAACTGGCGTTTGGCTTCAGATGGGTTTGAAGAAGCGGTCAAACGCATCGACGAAGCCATTAAGGATCTTGAAAAGACCAAAGAAGCCCTGCACAAGTCTGCCAACAATCTACGGCTTGCCAACGACAAAGCTGAAGACCTGACGGTCAAGCGGCTCACCCGCGGCAACCCAACAATGGCCGCCAAATTTGCCGAGCTCAAACACCAAAACAATTCTGACGCCGAATAA
- a CDS encoding site-specific DNA-methyltransferase — MEKLKMHSPNLTQDNIAHIRDLFPGCVTEAKSEDGSVKLVVDFDQLRQELAESVVEGPQERYHLNWPGKREALLAANAPIAKTLRPCREESVDFDDTKNLFIEGDNLDALKLLQENYLGRVKVIYIDPPYNTGSDLVYRDDFATNSDEYLKSSNQVSTDGGKLVVNTERNGRFHSDWLSFMYPRLKIARTLLKEDGVIMISIDDSEVSNLKSICSEIFGESNFVASLIWEKGRKNDAKLVSVGHEYILLYCKNKELLKQRKTKWREAKPGAREIHDEYLRLRKIYGKDNQKVEAALREFYDSLPKTHPSKKHSRYNKVDEKGVWRDDNMSWPGGDGPRYEVLHPVTGLACAIPDGGWRYSTTEKMQEMINQGKVVFREDHSEPPIRKTYLIETDIESAEEDEDIDSDDLSETDDSEDLPIQVAGSYFYRSALPVSVKVVGTPG, encoded by the coding sequence ATGGAAAAGCTAAAAATGCATTCACCCAATCTCACGCAGGACAACATCGCCCACATTCGCGATCTATTTCCCGGCTGTGTTACCGAAGCCAAGAGCGAAGACGGCAGCGTGAAGCTGGTGGTGGATTTTGACCAACTGCGGCAGGAGCTTGCTGAGTCGGTTGTGGAAGGGCCGCAGGAACGCTATCACCTGAATTGGCCTGGTAAGCGTGAGGCCTTGCTGGCGGCCAACGCACCGATTGCCAAAACGCTGCGGCCTTGCCGCGAGGAAAGCGTGGACTTCGATGACACAAAGAATCTGTTTATAGAAGGCGACAACCTCGATGCGCTTAAGTTGTTGCAAGAGAACTATCTTGGCCGGGTCAAGGTTATCTACATCGATCCACCCTATAACACTGGGAGCGATTTGGTTTATCGAGATGATTTTGCGACAAATTCAGATGAATACCTGAAATCTTCAAATCAGGTCTCCACCGACGGAGGCAAGCTAGTAGTCAATACTGAGCGCAATGGCCGCTTTCATTCGGACTGGCTTAGTTTTATGTATCCACGCCTGAAGATTGCCAGAACCCTGCTTAAGGAGGATGGTGTCATCATGATTAGCATTGATGACTCAGAAGTTTCCAACCTGAAGTCAATTTGCTCTGAAATCTTTGGCGAGTCGAATTTTGTTGCCAGCTTGATTTGGGAGAAGGGCAGGAAAAATGACGCAAAACTTGTATCAGTCGGCCATGAGTACATTCTTCTTTATTGCAAGAATAAGGAGCTATTGAAACAGAGAAAAACAAAGTGGCGAGAAGCGAAGCCGGGCGCAAGAGAGATCCACGATGAATATCTTCGCCTGCGAAAGATTTATGGTAAAGATAATCAAAAAGTGGAGGCAGCACTGCGTGAATTTTACGATTCCCTCCCTAAAACACACCCATCGAAAAAGCATTCTCGATACAACAAAGTTGATGAGAAAGGTGTATGGCGTGACGACAATATGTCTTGGCCTGGTGGAGACGGTCCGAGATATGAGGTTCTGCATCCGGTGACAGGGTTGGCGTGTGCCATTCCTGATGGAGGATGGAGATATAGCACTACAGAAAAGATGCAGGAAATGATAAATCAAGGGAAAGTTGTCTTCAGGGAAGACCACTCAGAGCCCCCAATTCGGAAAACCTACCTAATCGAAACAGATATTGAATCTGCAGAAGAAGATGAGGATATCGATTCGGATGACCTGTCGGAAACTGATGATTCGGAAGACCTCCCAATTCAAGTGGCTGGAAGTTATTTCTATAGAAGCGCGCTCCCGGTAAGTGTCAAGGTAGTTGGCACCCCCGGTTGA
- a CDS encoding DUF4391 domain-containing protein produces MSQSARFESNTAFINYPKQAVFGRTLPKNKIYEHSGANTRLKDLFVEQVEQIVWQYKLAPETINLPARPGVPELQIFSIQLKTLELNMDVLRCIDGAVQFPIIFELSFDGRTKVIAAYKRPNESDGSRWVLSDYFATAWLPSDYERAAMPLALDLGGLYEHMLHRLIPPPVRPQESLADLVARVELIAAKQREVEKAASRLAKEKQFNRKVEINAKLRILKIELEELKH; encoded by the coding sequence ATGAGTCAGTCTGCGCGATTTGAGTCGAATACCGCCTTCATTAACTATCCGAAGCAGGCTGTCTTTGGTCGTACCCTGCCAAAGAATAAGATCTACGAACACAGCGGCGCTAATACAAGGCTGAAGGACTTGTTCGTCGAGCAGGTGGAGCAAATCGTCTGGCAATACAAGTTGGCTCCGGAAACGATCAACCTGCCCGCCAGGCCGGGAGTACCAGAGCTTCAGATTTTCTCAATTCAGCTCAAGACATTGGAGCTGAATATGGACGTTTTACGTTGCATCGATGGTGCGGTGCAGTTTCCCATCATCTTCGAGCTGAGCTTTGATGGCCGAACAAAGGTGATCGCTGCATACAAACGACCGAATGAGTCAGACGGCAGCCGTTGGGTCTTGAGTGACTACTTTGCGACAGCCTGGTTGCCGAGTGACTATGAGCGCGCCGCCATGCCCCTGGCTCTCGACTTGGGCGGTTTGTATGAACATATGCTTCACCGCCTGATCCCCCCCCCTGTGCGCCCACAAGAAAGTCTCGCGGACTTGGTCGCACGTGTCGAACTGATTGCAGCCAAGCAGCGTGAGGTTGAAAAAGCCGCCAGCAGACTTGCCAAAGAAAAACAATTCAACCGCAAGGTAGAGATCAACGCCAAACTGCGGATATTGAAAATTGAACTGGAAGAGCTCAAACATTGA
- a CDS encoding DNA methyltransferase yields MFGSKIFSNPKDREVLARWINYVGTEEGDVVLDFFAGSGTTGHAVMQIAATEKKNLRFILVQLPEAINPKAKGAKSAIKTLTKLGKTAHISEITKERLCRAGTELREIADVNSIDVGFRVFKIDTSNMADVYYTPDALHEANLDLFVDNIKPDRTPEDLLFQVMLDWGVDLSLPINKQSIQGKDVFFVDDNVLAACFDASGSIDEAFVKELAKHQPLRVVFRDAGYKNSAAKINVEQIFKLVSPVTEVKCI; encoded by the coding sequence ATGTTTGGCTCTAAAATATTCAGCAATCCGAAAGACCGTGAAGTATTGGCGCGATGGATAAATTATGTCGGGACAGAGGAGGGGGATGTCGTACTTGATTTCTTCGCTGGTTCTGGAACAACAGGGCACGCTGTAATGCAAATTGCGGCAACCGAGAAAAAAAATTTGCGCTTCATCCTTGTTCAACTTCCAGAAGCAATCAATCCAAAGGCCAAAGGTGCCAAGAGCGCCATTAAGACCCTGACTAAGCTTGGGAAGACTGCACATATTTCTGAAATCACTAAAGAGCGACTTTGTCGTGCCGGTACAGAACTAAGAGAAATTGCTGACGTTAATAGTATCGATGTTGGCTTCCGTGTCTTCAAAATCGACACCTCCAACATGGCCGACGTCTATTACACACCCGACGCGCTGCACGAGGCCAACCTCGACCTGTTCGTTGACAACATCAAGCCTGATCGCACGCCTGAAGATCTACTGTTCCAGGTGATGCTGGATTGGGGGGTCGATTTATCCCTGCCCATCAACAAACAGTCTATTCAAGGCAAAGACGTGTTCTTTGTTGATGACAATGTGCTTGCAGCCTGCTTTGACGCCAGTGGCAGCATCGACGAAGCTTTTGTGAAAGAACTGGCCAAGCATCAGCCTTTGCGCGTGGTGTTCCGCGACGCGGGCTACAAGAACAGTGCGGCCAAGATCAACGTCGAGCAGATTTTCAAGCTCGTGTCGCCCGTCACCGAAGTGAAATGTATCTGA
- a CDS encoding type III restriction-modification system endonuclease, translating to MKLKFKHQPYQAAAVQAVVDIFQGQPPASDSAKSYRLDPGNTKNGMGDLFAVDTGFKNAELTLSEVALRDNIQQVQRQQNLPLSENLVKTKVAKLNLDIEMETGTGKTYCYIKTIFELNKQFGWSKFVIVVPSIAIREGVTKSLEITAEHFQETYHKKARFFIYNSKQLHHLESFSSDAGINVMVINVQAFNATGKDNRRIYEALDDFQSRRPIDVISANRPILILDEPQRMEGSKTLDSLANFKPLMVLRYSATHKTTHNKIHRLDALDAYNQKLVKKIEVRGISVKGLAGTNAYFYLQAIEISNKKPPVAVVEFEQKLSGGNIKRVTRKLGKGDNLFVISNELDQYRDGFVVSDINANTDTLSFTNGVELTVGDATGDISEIALRRIQIRETIKAHFDKEMELFDKGVKVLSLFFIDEVARYRDYSAADEKGEYAKIFEEEYAKHLQEAFDNGFMEGDAPYAKYLRRIAADKTHSGYFSIDKKSKRLTDPKTAARGENAGLSDDVDAYDLILKDKERLLSLAEPVRFIFSHSALREGWDNPNVFVICTLKHSDNTISRRQEVGRGLRLSVNQNGDRMDHPSIVHDINVLTVVASESYKDFVTALQKDISESLSARPRVADKAYFTGKMLNTNEGPVTVSDDQATDIEFYLIQNGYVDKKRNITEKYHQAKKDGTLEALPDELQPYAEQIFQLIDSVFSESQLMQIDDGRKPKRLQTNANFEKQEFKALWGRINRKATYNVLFDDVELVNNAIKALNDKNAGLRVTPLQYTIHRGEQADTATYDDLKKGNAFELKVTETESHNVSIHSAVQYDLIGKLAEGTLLTRRTVAEILKGLNADVFAQFKNNPESFIAEAIRLVNEQKANVIIEHLAYDTLEDKFDLDIFTTGQSKQDLSKAGNKLQNHIYDYVLTDSAIERKFVEELDTSKDVVVYAKLPRGFLIPTPVGDYNPDWAISFKEGSVKHVYFVAETKGSMSSLDLRPIEATKIKCARKFFDEINKKFAPENVKYDVVDSFGKLMEVVK from the coding sequence ATGAAGCTTAAATTCAAACATCAGCCCTATCAGGCTGCCGCCGTGCAGGCGGTCGTAGATATTTTTCAGGGGCAGCCACCGGCCTCTGATTCAGCCAAGAGCTATCGCCTTGATCCTGGTAATACCAAAAACGGCATGGGGGATCTGTTTGCGGTAGATACTGGTTTTAAAAATGCTGAGCTAACCCTCAGTGAGGTTGCCTTGCGTGATAACATCCAACAGGTGCAGCGCCAGCAAAACCTGCCGTTATCGGAGAACTTAGTCAAGACCAAGGTCGCCAAGCTAAATCTTGATATCGAGATGGAAACGGGTACTGGTAAGACCTATTGCTACATCAAAACAATCTTCGAGCTGAACAAACAGTTCGGCTGGAGTAAGTTCGTCATAGTGGTACCGAGCATTGCCATCCGCGAGGGTGTCACCAAGTCGTTGGAAATCACGGCTGAGCACTTTCAGGAGACCTACCACAAGAAGGCGCGCTTCTTTATTTACAACTCTAAGCAGCTACACCATCTTGAGAGTTTTTCTTCCGATGCTGGTATCAATGTCATGGTGATCAACGTACAAGCGTTTAACGCCACCGGCAAAGATAATCGCCGCATCTACGAAGCGCTCGATGATTTTCAGTCACGTCGCCCGATCGATGTGATCAGCGCAAACCGGCCCATCTTGATCCTCGATGAGCCACAGCGGATGGAGGGGAGCAAGACGCTGGATTCCCTCGCAAATTTCAAACCGCTGATGGTGTTGCGCTATTCCGCTACCCACAAGACCACACACAACAAGATCCACCGCCTGGATGCGCTTGATGCCTACAACCAGAAGCTGGTGAAGAAGATTGAGGTGCGCGGGATCTCGGTGAAGGGACTGGCGGGAACCAATGCCTATTTCTATTTACAAGCCATCGAAATCTCAAACAAAAAACCGCCAGTCGCGGTTGTGGAGTTCGAACAGAAACTCAGCGGTGGCAACATCAAGCGCGTCACCCGCAAGCTGGGCAAAGGTGACAATCTGTTTGTGATATCGAACGAGCTGGATCAATACCGCGATGGGTTTGTGGTATCGGACATAAATGCCAATACGGACACCTTGAGCTTTACCAATGGCGTAGAGCTGACGGTGGGTGATGCGACTGGTGATATTTCCGAGATAGCGCTGCGCCGTATTCAGATCCGTGAGACGATCAAGGCGCACTTTGACAAGGAGATGGAGCTCTTCGATAAAGGAGTGAAGGTCCTCTCGTTGTTCTTTATCGACGAAGTAGCCCGATACCGGGACTACTCTGCTGCCGATGAAAAAGGCGAGTACGCAAAAATCTTTGAAGAGGAGTACGCTAAGCACCTTCAAGAAGCCTTTGATAATGGGTTTATGGAGGGGGATGCCCCTTATGCTAAATATCTACGCCGCATTGCGGCCGATAAGACGCACAGCGGCTACTTTTCCATCGACAAGAAGAGCAAGCGCCTCACCGATCCCAAGACCGCTGCACGCGGTGAAAATGCGGGCTTGTCTGATGACGTAGATGCTTATGATCTGATCCTCAAAGACAAGGAACGGCTATTATCACTCGCTGAGCCGGTGCGTTTTATATTCTCACACTCGGCCTTGCGTGAGGGTTGGGATAACCCGAACGTGTTTGTTATCTGCACGCTCAAGCATAGTGATAACACCATTTCACGTCGCCAGGAGGTCGGGCGTGGCCTGCGTTTGTCCGTCAATCAGAATGGTGATCGCATGGATCACCCGTCCATTGTTCATGACATTAACGTACTGACAGTTGTGGCCAGCGAAAGTTACAAGGACTTCGTAACAGCCTTGCAGAAGGACATTAGCGAGTCCTTGTCAGCTCGTCCGCGTGTGGCGGATAAGGCCTACTTCACGGGCAAGATGCTGAACACGAACGAAGGCCCGGTTACGGTCTCAGACGACCAGGCCACGGACATTGAGTTTTATTTGATCCAGAACGGCTACGTCGATAAAAAACGCAATATCACGGAGAAGTACCATCAAGCTAAGAAAGACGGCACGCTGGAGGCATTGCCGGATGAACTGCAACCCTATGCAGAGCAGATATTTCAGCTGATTGATAGCGTATTCAGCGAAAGCCAACTCATGCAGATAGACGATGGTCGCAAGCCCAAAAGACTGCAGACCAACGCCAACTTTGAAAAACAGGAATTTAAGGCGCTGTGGGGGCGAATCAATCGCAAGGCTACTTACAACGTGTTGTTTGATGATGTTGAGCTAGTGAACAATGCGATCAAGGCGCTCAATGACAAGAATGCTGGGTTGCGAGTGACGCCGTTGCAATACACCATTCACCGTGGCGAGCAGGCTGATACGGCAACTTACGATGACCTCAAAAAGGGTAATGCCTTCGAGTTGAAAGTTACCGAAACAGAATCGCACAACGTCTCCATCCACTCCGCTGTGCAGTACGATCTGATTGGCAAGTTAGCAGAGGGGACTTTGCTTACAAGACGCACCGTTGCCGAAATTCTTAAAGGCCTCAATGCCGACGTCTTCGCACAATTCAAGAACAACCCGGAAAGCTTCATTGCCGAAGCCATTCGCTTGGTCAACGAACAAAAGGCCAATGTCATTATCGAGCATTTGGCCTATGACACGCTAGAAGACAAGTTTGATTTGGACATCTTTACCACGGGTCAGAGCAAACAGGATCTCAGTAAGGCTGGGAATAAATTGCAAAATCACATCTATGATTACGTGCTTACCGACTCTGCGATTGAGCGCAAGTTCGTCGAAGAGCTGGATACCAGCAAGGATGTGGTGGTATATGCCAAGTTACCACGTGGTTTTCTGATCCCAACCCCAGTCGGCGATTACAACCCCGACTGGGCCATTTCCTTTAAAGAAGGCTCGGTCAAGCATGTGTATTTCGTTGCTGAGACCAAGGGCTCGATGTCGTCACTGGATTTACGGCCTATTGAAGCCACCAAGATTAAATGTGCCCGTAAGTTCTTCGATGAGATTAACAAGAAGTTTGCTCCAGAAAACGTGAAGTATGACGTAGTGGATAGCTTCGGTAAGCTGATGGAAGTGGTGAAGTAA
- a CDS encoding ATP-dependent nuclease: MKIQSVRIKNFRALKDVTIPFDSVTTFIGPNGAGKSTVLRALDWFFNGKPGSLTEKDCFFGETDEDIEVQVTFADLTEKDREALGKYTPEGATKFTAWRRHSPDGTDVLSANAKGFPEFNAIKTANSVAAKRELYANLRASRPELELPTATTGTAIEHAMTTWEAAHTEQLVDAPESLQTNFFGFNSSGKMSGLFDFVLVTADLRASEESIDGKSSIIGRILERSVDRASADEEIAKIVEESRTQQQKVYDEKFKAQLDVMTTQLNAVVASYSPGRAVTVSPADVELKAPKTTFEVAVLDGTTETAVERQGHGFQRTILISALQLLAQSGSASADGVICLAIEEPELFQHPIQAQAFAKVLRSLVEDPDKCIQVTYATHSPYFLEARHFDQVRRLTRSSGETPTVTIHFASVDDVKTRLLQIVNADVVERQLDGIVSDQLAVALFAHRAFLVEGTTESSVFHGIGDKISFGALEAAGISIVPVGGKTSIPLVHAILSALGIPVYALFDADRACEARAKAKGKQQNKIDEEIAKNARENRTTLRYFGIAEEDFPDAVVGDTVAIFEDHLESFLVANWTEWLTACSEIEAATGISLSKNQLAYRTATLKAAGAVPEMLQQILAKAKGE, translated from the coding sequence ATGAAAATTCAATCCGTTCGCATCAAGAACTTCCGTGCACTCAAAGACGTCACGATCCCCTTCGACTCCGTCACGACATTCATTGGGCCGAACGGAGCTGGCAAGTCGACAGTGCTACGGGCACTCGATTGGTTCTTCAACGGCAAGCCCGGTTCGCTTACAGAAAAAGACTGCTTTTTTGGAGAGACTGACGAAGACATCGAGGTGCAAGTCACGTTCGCAGATCTCACCGAAAAGGATCGGGAGGCGCTTGGTAAGTACACTCCAGAGGGTGCCACCAAATTCACTGCGTGGAGGCGCCATTCACCTGACGGGACTGATGTGCTTTCTGCAAACGCAAAGGGATTCCCAGAGTTCAACGCCATCAAAACTGCAAATAGCGTAGCCGCAAAGAGGGAGCTTTATGCCAATCTTAGAGCTAGTCGCCCAGAGCTGGAACTCCCGACAGCCACAACCGGCACTGCTATTGAACATGCAATGACTACTTGGGAAGCGGCACATACAGAACAACTTGTAGACGCCCCCGAATCACTTCAGACCAACTTTTTCGGTTTCAACAGCAGCGGCAAGATGAGCGGCCTTTTCGATTTTGTGTTGGTGACTGCAGACCTTCGCGCAAGTGAAGAATCAATCGACGGAAAGTCGAGCATCATTGGACGTATTCTTGAGCGTTCGGTTGATCGTGCTTCGGCTGATGAAGAGATTGCGAAGATCGTCGAGGAATCACGAACACAGCAGCAAAAAGTGTACGACGAGAAATTCAAAGCGCAACTTGATGTTATGACGACTCAGCTTAATGCCGTCGTTGCGTCCTACTCACCGGGTCGGGCAGTCACTGTTTCCCCGGCAGATGTGGAGCTCAAAGCCCCCAAAACCACGTTCGAAGTAGCCGTGCTCGATGGCACAACCGAAACTGCGGTAGAACGACAGGGGCATGGTTTTCAACGGACGATTTTGATCTCGGCGCTCCAGCTCTTGGCACAGTCCGGCTCTGCATCAGCCGACGGAGTCATCTGCTTAGCAATCGAGGAGCCAGAACTCTTTCAGCACCCGATTCAGGCACAGGCGTTTGCAAAAGTGCTCCGCTCACTTGTCGAAGACCCCGACAAGTGCATCCAGGTGACGTATGCGACACATAGCCCTTATTTCCTTGAGGCCCGCCATTTTGATCAAGTTAGGCGATTGACACGATCATCTGGAGAGACTCCAACTGTGACTATCCACTTTGCCTCCGTTGATGATGTGAAGACCAGACTGCTCCAGATAGTGAACGCTGATGTTGTCGAACGTCAGTTAGATGGCATCGTTTCAGATCAACTGGCTGTAGCGCTCTTTGCCCATCGCGCTTTTCTGGTGGAGGGTACCACCGAGTCATCGGTGTTCCACGGTATAGGCGACAAAATATCTTTTGGTGCGCTTGAAGCCGCTGGCATTTCCATTGTCCCCGTTGGAGGCAAGACGTCGATCCCTCTTGTCCATGCCATCCTGTCCGCGCTCGGCATCCCGGTTTATGCGCTTTTCGATGCTGACAGAGCATGTGAGGCACGAGCAAAAGCCAAAGGAAAACAGCAAAACAAGATCGATGAAGAAATTGCAAAAAACGCCCGAGAAAACCGGACAACATTGAGATACTTCGGCATTGCTGAAGAGGATTTTCCAGACGCTGTCGTCGGCGACACAGTCGCCATTTTTGAAGACCATCTGGAATCATTTCTCGTAGCCAACTGGACTGAGTGGCTAACCGCCTGCAGTGAAATCGAGGCTGCCACAGGTATCAGTCTCTCGAAGAATCAACTAGCATACCGCACGGCGACACTCAAAGCCGCAGGGGCGGTGCCAGAGATGCTCCAGCAAATCTTAGCCAAGGCAAAAGGAGAATGA
- a CDS encoding IS3 family transposase (programmed frameshift), with amino-acid sequence MKRISPERKSAALAKLLPPYNMTVTAVAQMEGISEATLYYWRNKAKAEGIPVPGANKTTDQWSAEARLAVIIETATLSETELAQYCRKKGLYLEQISQWKQGFLQVSSPTDKAALKQSQKEVKQLKRELLRKEKALAEAAAILVLRKQLRGFLRGNRRGRLTPGTERQALIGYVRDAMASGARLSIALTEAGLSERTWRRWQTSWEDKRVSTVRPSPVNQLSEQEEQQILAVCHQPDYASLPPSQIVPALADKGIYLASESTFYRVLRRHGEVHRRGRQRAAQKVTPATSWQASGPNEVWTWDITWVPSTVKGRWFYLYLVEDLYSRKIVGYEVHETESGEQAAALIQRTVLREGCWQNPPVLHADNGAAMKSQTLQMKLHELAITPSHSRPGVSNDNAYVESLFRTLKYVPQWPSSGFGKLEEAREWIEVFAQWYNEMHRHSGIRYVTPGQRHRGEDGVLLKNRDEVYKKAKAERPERWSGRTRNWHPVGKVMLNPEREKQAA; translated from the exons GTGAAACGAATTTCACCAGAACGTAAATCGGCTGCACTGGCTAAATTACTACCGCCTTACAACATGACCGTCACCGCAGTTGCGCAGATGGAAGGGATATCGGAAGCTACCCTTTATTACTGGCGTAACAAGGCGAAAGCAGAGGGAATACCGGTGCCGGGTGCAAACAAAACTACAGACCAATGGTCAGCCGAAGCCCGGCTGGCTGTGATTATCGAAACAGCTACACTCAGCGAAACAGAACTCGCGCAATACTGCCGTAAAAAAGGGCTTTACCTGGAACAGATTAGTCAGTGGAAACAAGGCTTTTTGCAGGTGTCTTCGCCCACTGACAAAGCGGCGCTCAAACAAAGCCAGAAAGAAGTTAAACAACTAAAACGCGAACTGCTTCGTAAGGAAAAGGCGCTGGCGGAGGCGGCAGCGATACTGGTGCTGCGAAAGCAGTTGCGGG GATTTTTACGGGGAAACCGACGAGGACGACTGACGCCCGGAACAGAGCGGCAGGCACTTATCGGTTACGTGCGGGACGCGATGGCGTCAGGAGCTCGGCTGTCAATAGCGCTGACGGAAGCGGGATTAAGTGAACGGACGTGGCGACGCTGGCAAACGTCGTGGGAAGACAAGCGTGTCAGCACGGTCAGGCCCTCCCCGGTGAACCAGTTAAGTGAGCAAGAAGAGCAACAGATACTGGCAGTGTGCCATCAGCCAGACTACGCCAGCCTCCCCCCGTCACAAATCGTACCGGCGTTGGCGGATAAGGGGATTTATCTGGCAAGCGAGTCAACCTTTTACCGGGTACTGCGTCGTCATGGAGAGGTGCATCGCCGGGGACGGCAACGGGCAGCGCAGAAAGTCACCCCGGCTACGAGTTGGCAGGCCAGCGGGCCGAATGAGGTGTGGACATGGGACATTACATGGGTTCCGTCAACCGTAAAGGGGCGCTGGTTTTACCTGTATCTGGTGGAAGACCTCTACAGCCGAAAAATCGTGGGATATGAAGTGCATGAAACTGAAAGTGGTGAGCAGGCGGCAGCCCTGATACAACGCACGGTCCTTCGGGAAGGATGCTGGCAAAACCCGCCGGTACTGCATGCGGACAACGGCGCGGCGATGAAGTCACAGACGTTGCAAATGAAGCTACACGAGCTGGCGATAACCCCCTCTCACAGCCGGCCGGGAGTGAGTAACGATAATGCGTATGTGGAGTCGCTGTTCCGGACACTGAAATATGTCCCGCAGTGGCCGTCATCAGGGTTCGGCAAGCTGGAGGAGGCGCGTGAATGGATAGAGGTTTTTGCTCAGTGGTATAACGAAATGCACAGACATAGCGGCATCAGGTATGTGACGCCGGGTCAGCGACATCGTGGAGAAGACGGTGTGTTGCTGAAAAATCGGGATGAGGTGTACAAAAAGGCAAAAGCGGAACGGCCTGAACGCTGGTCTGGCAGAACACGAAACTGGCATCCGGTAGGCAAGGTAATGCTGAATCCAGAACGGGAAAAACAGGCAGCCTAA